Genomic segment of Streptomyces sp. NBC_01210:
TGCGGCCGCTCGACGGAGCGGACCTCGACGTTCTCGCCGGCGCGCGGGATGTGGGACACGGTGACCTGGCGGCCGTCGACGAGCAGCCGGCCCGCCTCGGTGAGCGGGACGCCGAGTGACTCGACGACATGGCCGAGTGTCGAGGAGCCGTCGGTGACCAGGGTCGTACGGCCCGCGCGGCGCTCCGAGGGGACGAAGAGCCGCAGCTCAGGGGCGACGCTGACGGTGATTTCCGGTCCGTTCACGCGGCAAGCATGTCATCGTGCGGCGCGCGTCAGCCAGGGTTTTCCGGTCCCGGCCGGGTCCGGCGGGATCCGCGGGTCCTGCGGGTTCCTCCTGGCTCCTGCGTGCTCCTGCGGGCCTGGTGGGGTGGAGCTGCGGCCGACCGGTCCGGCCGGGGCCAGTGCGGCCCGGTGGGATCCGGTCAGGCGCGGAAGGAATCCGCGTTCTCCTTCGCCCACTCGGCGAAGGTGCGGGCCGGGTGCCCGGTCAGCTCCTCGACGTTGCTGGTGAGAGGAGTGGGTGAACCGTCCGTCGAGGCCCAGTAGTCGAGCAGCCCGTCCGCGAAGGAGGCGGGCATGTAGTCGGCCATGGACTCCTTCCAGGCCTCGCGTGTCACGGTGTTGAAGGGGATGGTGCGGTCCGCGGCGTGCTCGAGGATCGCGATCTGCTCGGTGAAGGTGAGGGACTCGGGACCGGTCAGGTGGTACGTCGAGCCCCGCAGCAGCGGCCGTGTCAGGACCGCGAGCGCGGCTTCGGCGATGTCCCGCTCATGGATCGGATCGCCGTAACTGCCCGGGTACGGAAGGTCGATCGCGCCCGTGGACCGCAGTGCCCACAGCCACGGGCGCGCGTTGCTCGCGAAAGCGCCGGGCTGCAGGACGGTCGTTTCGAGGGGTGAGGCCGCCAGCGCCTGCTCGACCGCGAGATGGGACGCGGCGACCGGGTTGTCGGCGGCGCCGGGGTCGAGGACCGAGCTGGAGGAGAGCAAGACGATGTGCTCGACCCCTGCCGCCGCGGCTTCTTCGAGGAAGGCGCCGATCTGCGACGGCTCGGCGTAGAGGAAGACGGAGGTGACCGATTCGAGGGCGGCCGGGAAGGTCGCGGGGTCGTCGAGGGCGCATTTCACGGCCTTGACGCCCGCGGGCAGGCTGAGCTTCTCGGGGCTGCCGGAGGCGGCGCGGACGTCGACTCCCGCCTCGTGCAGCAGCGTTATGAGGGTGGAGCCGACCTGGCCTCGGCTTCCGGTGACGAGGATGGGCATGGAGGGATTCCTTCGTAACTCGGAGAGGGCAGCCGCAAACGAAAATATTCTACGTTGCACAGAAGCTGCGTGACGCAGATAAATATCCGCGAAGAGGGCCCGCTCGTCAAGCGAGCCCCGCCTCCTAATCCATCAGGCTGATGCGCCAGTCGTTGGACCGCAGGATCTGGCCGGGCGGGTACTCGAAGTCGCACTCGCCCACCAGTTCGAAGCCTGCCTTCCTGCACACCGCGTTGGAGGGGCCGTTGGCCACGGACGGGAAGGCATGCAGATGGCGGTGCTTCTGCTCCGCCCGCGCCATGGCGACGACCGCCAGCGTGCCTGCCGTCGCGATGCCCCGCCCCTGGAACCCGGGCAGGACACTCCACCCCGTCTCGTACACCTGCCCCCCGTCCCACGTCTGCTCCCAGAAGCCGACGGTGCCGACGACCTCCTCGCTCCCCTCCAGCACAATGCGGAACATCCGGCCCTTGCCCGTCCGGTCCGCGCTCAGATCCACATACCGCTGGTGCCGCTTGATCAGCTGTTCTTCCGTCTCCGGGCCCCCCAGGTGATCCATCAGCTCCGGTGCGTTCGCAGCGCGGAGCAGGTCGAAGTCATCCTCGGACCATGGCTCGATCCGTACCGTCGATGCTTTGATCTCCATGCCACGCACTGTAGGACGAGGGTCGGACAAGCGGGGGTCGGAAGATGAGCTTCACCGGTGTATGGGCGGTCGGCGCCGTTCCCGACGCCGAAGTCGCCGCCCTGCCGGACGGTTCGTCCATCTGACGGGAGACCTCGCGGGGGAGTGGACCACACCTCCCGGCTACGCCGAGGATCTGACCTGGTGGCTCGACGGCGGTGACCGCGAGCCCTACTTCACGCCCGAACCCACCCCCGCCGCCCTCCGCTTCGCCGCCTTCGCACGCAGCGGCGGCCCGAGCTCCCCGGCTGTCGCCGCCATGAAAGAGGCCGGCATGGACCTGCTGCGCGATACGGAAGGGAGCGCCGCGTTTGTTGCCTCGGCGCGCAAGGGCGACCCGGCCGGTGCCCTCTGCTACGGGCTCGGGGCCGAGGCCACGGCCCGACTGCCGGGCTGGTTCGGCGACTTTCTGCTGACCGCCGCCGAGGTACGCGCCGTCCTCCCGCACGCCGAGTCCGCACTCGCCGTCACCGGGCCCCGCCGCACCGAGGTCCTCGCTCGCATCGACGCCTGGATGTCGGCCATGAGTGACGCCCGGGAATTCGACGCGCGCACGCTGCTGGACGGGCCGTTGCGGGTGCTGCGGTACGCGGCGGCCAGCGGCTCGGGCGCGGTCGGCGTCACCGAGAGCTACTGAGAGTCGCCAAGGGGTGGGCGCGCGTACGCGGTCGGCGGGACGCCCACCGTCGCCGTGAAGTCCCGTACGAGATGCGCCTGATCGCTGTACCCGAGCTCAGCGGCCAGCGCTGCCCAGTCAAGACCGCCTCCCGAACGTTCGCCGTCGCCCGGGCCCTCACCCATCGGGCCTTCACCCGCCGGGCCCTCGCCCGACTCGGCGCGCTCCAGCGCCTCGTGGATGCGATAACGCAGGATGACCCACTTGGGACCGACCCCGACGTACGCGGCGAACAGCCGCTGCAGCGAGCGCGCCGACACTCCTTCCGCGGCCGCCAGCTCGGCGACCCGCCGGATCGAGCGGTCCGTACGCACCAGGTCGACGAGCGCCATCGCGCGCAGCGCCTGCGGGTCGGCGTCCGGCTCGAGCCCCAGCAGGAAGGCGTCCAGCGCGGCGACCCGCGCGTCCTCGGCCTGGGCCCGATCCTCCGCCTGTGTCTGAGCCTCAGCCTGAGCCCCCGCCCCCGCCCCCGCCTGGCCCTGTGCCCCCGGCCGCCCGTGCTCCGCCGCCTCCGGTCCGAGGATCCCGAGGACGGTTGCCTGGTCCGCGCCCGGCAGAACGTCCGCGATCGGCAGCCGCTGTCCCGTCCAGTCGGACACCGGCCGGTCCGGCGCGAACGGCCGGAAGCCGCCGGGGCGGAACTGCACCCCGCACACCCGACCCCGCCCCTCCAGTTTCTGTGTGAAGAGCCGCAGGCCGATGCCCGCGACCTCGCCCCAGCCTGCCTCGTCGCCGTACCGCTGGAAGACGACGTTCACAGATGGATGGGGCACCACATGGGAGGCGTACGGCTCCGTCAAGTCCCAGTCGATGAGCCAGTAGTGCTCGAGATACGGACGCAGTGCCGGGACGGGCTCGCGGCGGCGGAAACGTACGCGCGCGAAGAGCTCTTGGGCTTCGACGATGCCCCGGGTGTCGCGTCGCGGACCTGCCATGCCGGGATCCTATGTCGCCTTTGTTCAATACGCAGGGCGTCGGCCGCGCCTACCGTCGAACCATGACGAACAGCATCAGTGACCTCCTCGAATCGGCCGTGGAACGTGCTGTACCGGTGGTACGCGGCATCGCCGACGACCGGCTGGCCGACCCGACCCCCTGCACCGAGTACGACGTACGCGACCTGATCGATCACCTCCTCCAGGTGGTGATCAACTTCCAGGCCCTGGCGGCGCGGAAGGATGCCGACTTCGCCTCCGTGCGGCACTACACCCACGGTGACTGGCGAGGCCGGTTCGCCGACGAGGCCGCCGCGCTCGTCGCGGCGTGGGCGGTTCCCGGCGCCGAGGAGGGCACGACGGGGACCATGGGCCTGCCGGCCAGGACCGTGGGGCAGATGGTGCTGGGCGATCTGACCGTGCACGCCTGGGACCTGGCCCGCGCCACCGGGCAGGAGTTCACGCCGGACCCGGTTGTGGTCGGTGAACTCGGGCCCTCACTCGCGGAGATGGCGCCGATGGCGCGTAAGGGAGGCGTGTTCGGCGAGCCGTTCCCGTTGGCGGAGGGGGAGCGGGCATCGGAGTTCGACCGGGTGCTGGCCCTGACCGGCCGGGATCCGCACTGGCAGCCGTAACAGCGGGAACCGGTGCTACCGCCGCGTCGGCGGACTCGCGTCCCGGCCGCCCGGCTGCTTGCCCTGGCGACGGGCCTGGCGGGTCAGGCGGCCCCGGTTCTCCCGCTGGTAGCGCCGCTCAAGGCGGGCCTGGTGGTCGCGGCGGTCGCGGTACTCCCGGTACTCCATGTCGCGCCGGCCTCCGGAACGGCTGCCGCCGCGACCGTAACGGACATGGCCGAAGACCAGCACAGCCGCGGCCACCCACAGGACGGGCTCCATGAACCCGAAGCCGATCAGGGCCACGACGACGAGCACCAGTACAGGGTTCACGGTGGACCTCCGCGCGTGGACAGGAAGTTCACGCTGCCGGGGTATCGGGCGGCCGCGCTGTCCAACCTAGCCCTGCCCGCGCGCCCGGAGAAGACACCCGACGAGCATTCCGGCAGGCACTCGCTGGACGAGCGTGAGCAGCAGAAACAGCGGCGAGGTCAGGCGCGGGACGCTGTGTGTCGCCGGGAATCGTGTGGCTGTCCGGCAGGGCGGACGGCGTCGGCGTACGGCAGGCGCTCCCGGTGTCACATCGCGAGCGGCTGTGTCGTCATGGAGGTATGAGGATCGCAATTGCTGGAGGAACGGGAACGCTGGGCCGACGCGTGGCCGCTGAGCTGCGTTCGCGAGGCCACGACGTACGGGTGCTCAGCCGGAGCTCCCCGGAGTACCGCGTCGACCTGACGACCGGGGAGGGGCTGGCCGAGGCGCTTGCGGGCTGCGATGCCGTGGTCGACGCGAGCAACAGCCAGTCGTCGGCGAAGCAGGCGGCGCGGACGCTCGTCGAGGGCTCGCGACGGCTGTTGGCCGCGGAAGAGGCCGCGGGCGTGGGCCACCATGTCTGCGTGTCGATCGTCGGCTGCGACCAGCTGCCGATGGGCTACTTCAAGGTCAAGGCCGACCAGGAGGCAGTCGTGGAGCACGGGCCGGTGCCGTGGACCGTTGTACGCGCCACGCAGTTCCATGAACTGATGGACATGGCGTTCACGGCGGGCGCGCGCGAGCTGCACCTGGCCCAGGTCAACGGCGCGCCGGGCCTTGTCGTGCATGACGCGGACGGACTGCTGTCGGTGGTCGCGTTCACCGTCGACACCGACCGGATCACCGCGGTCGATATCGTACGCAATCCAGACAAGCTCACCGCCGTACGGGACTCGGACGACGGCTAGACTCGCCGCCCACCATCCCGAGGTGAGCCTGTGGACGTGCCGGATGTGTCTCGACCGCGTGTGGGTGTGGCCGTACTGACGAGGGGTACGCGGCCCGACGAACTGCGAGCCCTGCTCGACTCGGTGGCCCGGCAGGACTGCCCCGCGACACGGGTGGTGGTCGTCTGCAACGGCTCGCCGGTCTCCGAACTGCCCGAGCTCCCGGACCGCGCGACCGCCGTCGAACTGCCGGAGAACCTCGGCGTGTCCGGCGGCCGCAATGCCGCCATGGCCCGA
This window contains:
- a CDS encoding SDR family oxidoreductase gives rise to the protein MRIAIAGGTGTLGRRVAAELRSRGHDVRVLSRSSPEYRVDLTTGEGLAEALAGCDAVVDASNSQSSAKQAARTLVEGSRRLLAAEEAAGVGHHVCVSIVGCDQLPMGYFKVKADQEAVVEHGPVPWTVVRATQFHELMDMAFTAGARELHLAQVNGAPGLVVHDADGLLSVVAFTVDTDRITAVDIVRNPDKLTAVRDSDDG
- a CDS encoding NAD(P)H-binding protein, producing the protein MPILVTGSRGQVGSTLITLLHEAGVDVRAASGSPEKLSLPAGVKAVKCALDDPATFPAALESVTSVFLYAEPSQIGAFLEEAAAAGVEHIVLLSSSSVLDPGAADNPVAASHLAVEQALAASPLETTVLQPGAFASNARPWLWALRSTGAIDLPYPGSYGDPIHERDIAEAALAVLTRPLLRGSTYHLTGPESLTFTEQIAILEHAADRTIPFNTVTREAWKESMADYMPASFADGLLDYWASTDGSPTPLTSNVEELTGHPARTFAEWAKENADSFRA
- a CDS encoding helix-turn-helix domain-containing protein; its protein translation is MAGPRRDTRGIVEAQELFARVRFRRREPVPALRPYLEHYWLIDWDLTEPYASHVVPHPSVNVVFQRYGDEAGWGEVAGIGLRLFTQKLEGRGRVCGVQFRPGGFRPFAPDRPVSDWTGQRLPIADVLPGADQATVLGILGPEAAEHGRPGAQGQAGAGAGAQAEAQTQAEDRAQAEDARVAALDAFLLGLEPDADPQALRAMALVDLVRTDRSIRRVAELAAAEGVSARSLQRLFAAYVGVGPKWVILRYRIHEALERAESGEGPAGEGPMGEGPGDGERSGGGLDWAALAAELGYSDQAHLVRDFTATVGVPPTAYARPPLGDSQ
- a CDS encoding GNAT family N-acetyltransferase — translated: MEIKASTVRIEPWSEDDFDLLRAANAPELMDHLGGPETEEQLIKRHQRYVDLSADRTGKGRMFRIVLEGSEEVVGTVGFWEQTWDGGQVYETGWSVLPGFQGRGIATAGTLAVVAMARAEQKHRHLHAFPSVANGPSNAVCRKAGFELVGECDFEYPPGQILRSNDWRISLMD
- a CDS encoding TIGR03086 family metal-binding protein, with the translated sequence MTNSISDLLESAVERAVPVVRGIADDRLADPTPCTEYDVRDLIDHLLQVVINFQALAARKDADFASVRHYTHGDWRGRFADEAAALVAAWAVPGAEEGTTGTMGLPARTVGQMVLGDLTVHAWDLARATGQEFTPDPVVVGELGPSLAEMAPMARKGGVFGEPFPLAEGERASEFDRVLALTGRDPHWQP